From a single Sebastes umbrosus isolate fSebUmb1 chromosome 17, fSebUmb1.pri, whole genome shotgun sequence genomic region:
- the LOC119475666 gene encoding palmitoyltransferase ZDHHC20-A-like, whose protein sequence is MAPSHALRCCQRALNWVPVLFINLVVGWSYYAYVVELCVYTIPNNAERISYLVIFHIFFAMFLWSYWKTIGSRPASPSKAFGLPRAEKELYEREERAETQQEILKKVARNLPVYTRTAGGAIRYCDHCQVIKPDRCHHCSTCEMCVLKMDHHCPWVNNCVGFSNYKFFVLFLAYASLYCAVICATVIQYFIKFWIKQLPDTHAKFHILFLFFVAALFFISILSLLSYHLWLVGKNRTTIEAFRAPVFTNGRDKNGFSLGFSRNAAEVFGDQGKYWIFPVFSSLGDGHSYVTRLVHIDPEHANSILQQNGKSPADGEADPRVLGNNIQHTADDGKEKTDGGQIVSVTMESEP, encoded by the exons ATGGCGCCCTCTCATGCTCTGAGGTGCTGTCAACGGGCTCTGAACTGGGTACCTGTTCTGTTTATTAACCTGGTTGTCGGCTGGTCTTATTACGCTTATGTTGTGGAGCTCTGTGTCT ATACAATCCCAAACAATGCAGAACGAA TCAGCTATTTGGTCATCTTTCACATTTTCTTCGCCATGTTTTTATGGTCCTACTGGAAAACTATCGGGTCCAGGCCAGCCAGCCCCTCAAAAGCG TTCGGGCTGCCCAGAGCAGAGAAGGAACTGTACGAGAGAGAGGAGCGAGCTGAGACGCAACAAGAGATCCTGAAGAAAGTGGCGAGGAATTTACCCGTGTATACACGCACGGCAGGAGGAG CCATCCGATACTGCGACCACTGCCAGGTAATCAAACCTGACCGCTGCCATCACTGCTCCACCTGCGAGAT GTGTGTGCTGAAAATGGACCATCACTGCCCCTG GGTGAATAACTGTGTTGGATTCTCGAACTACAAGTTCTTTGTGTTGTTCTTGGCTTACGCTTCACTCTACTGTGCAGTAATTTGTGCCACAGTCATCCAGTATTTCATCAAATTCTGGATC AAACAGCTGCCCGACACGCATGCCAAATTCCACatcttgtttctgtttttcgTGGCTGCCCTGTTCTTTATCAGCATCCTGTCACTTCTCAGCTACCATCTGTGGCTTGTGGGAAAGAACAGGACCACTATAG aggCTTTTAGGGCTCCTGTCTTCACAAATGGTCGAGACAAAAATGGGTTTTCTCTGGGCTTTAGCAGAAATGCAGCAGAGGTGTTTGGAGACCAAGGGAAGTACTGGATATTTCCTGTTTTCTCAAG TCTGGGAGACGGACATTCCTATGTTACCAGATTGGTACACATAGATCCTGAACATGCAAACAGTATCCTCCAGCAAAATGGCAAAAG CCCTGCTGACGGTGAGGCCGACCCTCGTGTGCTTGGTAACAATATACAACACACAGCGGACGACGGCAAAGAGAAAactg
- the si:dkey-71d15.2 gene encoding SH3 domain-containing kinase-binding protein 1 → MDGVTLPQMLLYLTSVAGQTSYSSALIPDTEDFNSVVSMAEKLNEQVAHAADERLQSDLQTLVTLMMEKETKGNQSEEPDSSTLPENSQETSQNESAPSAAAPKSEPTQSFTSLLPKALSAVLHLTPPPGLTSDPQPSRDPPNLEQLQTELRDLRDQFHLMKSQHNKEIKLLMNELDEEKRIRLTLQMEIQRMKKHMSK, encoded by the exons ATGGACGGTGTCACCTTACCACAGATGCTGCTGTATCTCACCAGTGTGGCCGGCCAAACAAG CTATAGCTCAGCCCTCATTCCTG ACACTGAAGACTTTAATTCAGTTGTGTCGATGGCAGAGAAGTTGAATGAGCAGGTAGCTCATGCTGCAGATGAGAGGTTACAGTCAGACCTTCAGACTCTG GTAACACTCATGATGGAGAAGGAAACTAAAGGAAACCAGAGTGAAGAGCCGGATTCTTCAACACTTCCAGAAAACTCTCAGGAAACGAGCCAAAATGAGTCTGCCCCGTCT GCAGCAGCACCCAAAAGTGAGCCCACACAGTCCTTCACCTCCCTGTTACCAAAGGCTCTGTCTGCTGTACTACATCTGACGCCGCCCCCAGGCCTGACCTCCGACCCCCAGCCGAGCAGAGATCCACCGAACCTGGAACAACTGCAGACGGAGCTGAGAGACCTGAGGGACCAGTTTCATCTGATGAAGAGTCAGcacaa CAAAGAAATTAAACTGCTGATGAATGAGCTCGATGAGGAGAAAAGGATTCGCTTGACCTTACAG atGGAGATTCAACGTATGAAGAAGCACATGTCTAAATGA
- the LOC119475665 gene encoding choline-phosphate cytidylyltransferase B-like, whose protein sequence is MAGRRRGRGSNAQQQQAPQNQRGGPRRALREPATFAKSTGCESQIPHEKLTIFQAKRGTPAHRPVRVYADGIFDLFHSGHARALMQAKNVFPNTHLIVGVCSDELTHKFKGYTVMTEDERYDALRHCRYVDEVVRDAPWTLSTEFLKKHKIDFVAHDDIPYTSAGSEDVYKHIKEAGMFVATERTEGISTSDLITRIVRDYDIYARRNLQRGYTARELNVGFINEKKYRLQEQVDKMKETVRTVEEKSKHFVYRVEEKSQDLIHKWEEKSREFISNFLELFGPDGAWHAIQERSGRMIQALSPYSSPRGSPSSSPTRRRSVSPDSSPTSALASPSSLSPPSSPSSPKRASRSSVNAASTYREHEQ, encoded by the exons ATGGCTGGAAGGAGACGAGGCCGAGGCAGCAACGCTCAGCAACAACAGGCCCCACAGAACCAGAGAGGAGGCCCTCGCAGG GCTTTGCGAGAGCCAGCTACTTTTGCCAAGTCTACAGGTTGTGAATCACAGATCCCACATGAAAAGTTGACCATTTTCCAAGCGAAGAGAGGCACGCCAG CTCATCGTCCAGTGCGAGTCTACGCTGATGGGATCTTTGATCTTTTCCATTCGGGGCATGCTCGAGCTCTGATGCAGGCCAAAAATGTGTTCCCCAACACACACCTGATAGTAGGAG TCTGCAGCGATGAACTCACCCACAAGTTTAAGGGCTACACGGTGATGACAGAGGATGAGCGCTACGACGCCCTGAGGCACTGCCGTTACGTTGACGAGGTGGTGCGGGACGCTCCCTGGACCCTTTCCACAGAGTTCCTCAAGAAGcataag ATTGACTTTGTGGCCCATGATGATATTCCTTACACCTCTGCTGGGTCAGAGGATGTTTATAAACACATCAAGGAAGCAG gGATGTTCGTGGCCACTGAGAGGACAGAAGGCATCTCCACATCTGATCTGATCACTCGTATCGTCCGAGACTACGACATTTATGCTCGACGCAACCTGCAAAGAGGCTACACAGCCCGGGAACTGAATGTTGGATTCATTAAT GAGAAGAAATACCGCCTCCAGGAACAGGTGGACAAGATGAAAGAGACGGTCCGTACGGTGGAGGAAAAGTCCAAACACTTTGTCTACAGAGTGGAAGAGAAGAGCCAGGACCTCATCCACAAGTGGGAGGAGAAGTCACGAGAATTCATCAGCAACTTCTTGGAGCTTTTTGGACCTGATGGAGCCTGG CATGCGATTCAGGAGCGAAGCGGCCGTATGATCCAGGCCCTGTCACCTTACTCCTCACCCCGTGGTTCCCCCAGCAGCAGTCCCACCAGAAGACGCTCCGTTTCTCCGGACTCCTCCCCGACCTCTGCCTTggcctccccctcctctctctcccctccttcctccccatCCTCGCCAAAGAGGGCCTCACGCTCCTCTGTCAATGCTGCCTCCACATACAGAGAACATGAACAATGA
- the lipia gene encoding lipase member H: MSLWRYLTLLLPITVQICKAERCEEFTDLDLAHAIIGTSLRVRLLLYTRDNVTCGTLVSHTDPSALPQFNSSRPTTFVIHGYRPTGSPPVWVLSITKKLLAREDVNVIVVDWNHGAANVNYFKAVENTRKAADNLTTFLEMMQEYGHSLSSIHMIGVSLGAHISGFVGANLNGSIGRITALDAAGPQFTGTPPEDRLDPTDARFVDVLHTDIDALGFREPLGHIDFYANGGTDQPGCPKTILSGGSYFKCDHQRSVLLYLDSLDGMCASRAFPCSSYKDFLDGNCLNCDRFGAAGCPDFGYGVTKWRDVLLRLGQTKTYFTTNTASPFCRTNYRVEVMIWNADVRWGYITIKLHGNGKEAVATIDHKAAMFKKYTETRLLAQFDEDLKSVRKVSLKFSTGNVFKPKYKLRVLRIRLTHLERKERPFCRYDILLEENKEVTFRPIPCEESNF; the protein is encoded by the exons ATGTCCCTGTGGCGATACCTGACACTGCTCCTGCCGATAACTGTTCAAATATGCAAAG CTGAGAGATGTGAAGAGTTTACAGATCTAGATCTCGCTCACGCCATCATTGGAACCAGCCTCAGAGTTAGGTTGCTCCTGTACACTAGGGATAATGTCACCTGCGGCACGCTTGTGTCCCACACCGACCCGTCCGCCCTTCCCCAGTTCAACTCATCCAGACCGACCACCTTCGTCATTCATGGTTACCGGCCTACGGGGTCTCCACCGGTGTGGGTGCTTTCTATCACGAAGAAGCTGCTGGCCAGGGAGGACGTTAATGTCATAGTGGTGGACTGGAATCACGGAGCTGCTAATGTGAACTATTTCAAGGCAGTGGAGAACACACGCAAGGCGGCCGACAACCTCACTACTTTCCTTGAGATGATGCAG GAATACGGTCACTCTCTGAGCTCCATCCACATGATCGGAGTCAGTCTTGGGGCTCATATATCAGGATTCGTAGGTGCTAACCTGAATGGGTCAATTGGAAGAATTACAG CTCTGGATGCAGCTGGGCCTCAGTTCACCGGCACTCCTCCAGAGGACCGGCTGGACCCCACAGACGCCCGGTTTGTAGATGTCCTGCACACAGACATAGATG CTCTGGGCTTCAGGGAACCTCTGGGTCACATTGACTTCTATGCTAATGGTGGAACAGACCAGCCCGGCTGCCCAAAGACCATCTTATCTG GCGGATCCTATTTTAAATGTGACCACCAGAGATCAGTGTTGCTGTACCTCGACTCTTTGGATGGGATGTGTGCCAGTAGGGCCTTCCCCTGCTCCTCTTACAAGGACTTTCTGGATGGGAACTGCTTGAACTGTGATCGCTTTGGTGCTGCTGGATGTCCTGACTTTG GTTATGGTGTCACAAAGTGGAGAGATGTCCTGCTGAGGCTCGGCCAAACTAAAACTTACTTCACCACAAATACAGCCTCTCCGTTCTGCA GGACAAACTACAGGGTGGAGGTGATGATATGGAACGCGGATGTACGCTGGGGATACATCACCATTAAACTCCACGGTAACGGTAAAGAAGCAGTGGCGACCATCGACCA tAAAGCAGCAATGTTCAAGAAGTACACAGAGACCAGGTTGTTAGCCCAGTTTGACGAAGACCTTAAGTCAGTGAGAAAGGTGTCTCTCAAATTCTCCACTGGGAATGTATTCAAGCCCAAATATAAGCTCCGGGTTCTCCGAATCCGCCTCACACATCTGGAACGCAAGGAGAG GCCTTTCTGTCGATACGACATCCTCCTGGAGGAGAACAAAGAGGTCACCTTCAGGCCAATTCCCTGTGAAGAATCCAACTTCTGA